The following are from one region of the Apostichopus japonicus isolate 1M-3 chromosome 17, ASM3797524v1, whole genome shotgun sequence genome:
- the LOC139984920 gene encoding uncharacterized protein isoform X2 produces MQVDINQDIPGVHPSSICDTCRRKLSRCKTASRKSKKNEQCTSNVQLHKFSEHSEDNCAICTTNHLDKKILLDFCRETGFLSWMSKDGKVIAVVMHDLGEVVLKRIIIGDNSVTAFILGKVVNLSHSSPFKAITEILDSEICVGNHDFDTLAEAYREEGLKGTVGQTVAQVETLRTGDQLEGKLTIRHNKCHLIISNEDVQQSNRAISKCCAVCKFYRANLHQKLIIHQQRGQKKKTKTILLSKPELINKVSHLQTEIQLSRNRQERLKSTIRDLVEKESVTIDSEELLKVIKCNEKELESILPANTHCALLWEQQKKALQSKSSKGMRWHPAIIKWAIALHSKSSSAYDILRDSGFLILPHPSTLHMYTHFTPPSSGLNVGLLQRFFDSLKLSSLEPHQKLVNLIFDEMKIKAGLVFSKTNGKLVGFIDVGDVSKDMERFEARCTESKSEIPNVASHVLLFMVRGLTSSIKFPVAFFFTNSAPGHQLYEMAMNCIKALKLLGLTVLCLTSDGASCNRKLYEILSGSSSSPLTPHYKTKNVYEENQYIYFNSDAPHLLKTLRNNFENSNWNRKTRNLVYNGKPIQWIHLLQLQEWDKGRKRQTPGLVLLPKLSYEHLHLNPGLQMKVSLAAQVMSKTVANALQLKDSLVYSSTIKFILMVNKFLDCLNVGSTSLWLKKKNTDIKPYTSVDDERLVWLTEEFLGFLKEWTEEGEHLPGLTPKQKQALHLSVPTLAGCHIAVHSFTEITKLLLAMDGVNFFLSDKLNQDPVEEFFSKQRSAGGHHDNPSAEQFGHHLMKNIAAGSHAAASRRANVRREQPSKDISDEPLPKKKR; encoded by the exons atgcaAGTGGACATTAATCAAGACATTCCAGGTGTCCATCCTAGTTCCATTTGTGACACTTGTCGAAGGAAACTATCACGCTGTAAGACTGCATCCAGAAAGTCAAAGAAAAACGAACAGTGTACTTCTAATGTACAGCTTCATAAATTCTCCGAACATTCAGAGGACAATTGCGCCATTTGTACAACCAATCATTTGGACAAGAAAATACTTTTAGATTTTTGTAGAGAGACAGGATTTCTGTCATGGATGTCGAAAGATGGCAAAGTGATTGCAGTAGTAATGCATGACCTAGGAGAAGTAGTTTTGAAGAGAATTATAATTGGTGATAACTCAGTCACTGCCTTCATTCTTGGAAAAGTTGTAAACTTATCCCACAGTAGTCCATTTAAAGCCATCACTGAAATTTTGGATTCAGAAATCTGTGTGGGAAACCATGATTTTGACACTTTAGCTGAGGCTTACCGTGAAGAAGGATTGAAAGGAACTGTTGGTCAGACTGTGGCTCAGGTAGAAACTCTTCGAACAGGGGACCAGTTAGAAGGCAAACTAACAATACGCCATAATAAATGCCATCTGATAATTTCAAATGAGGATGTACAGCAGTCCAACCGAGCCATCAGTAAGTGCTGTGCTGTTTGTAAATTCTATAGGGCAAATTTACATCAAAAGCTGATAATACATCAGCAAAGAggacaaaagaagaaaaccaaaACCATTCTCTTGTCAAAACCAGAACTTATCAACAAAGTCAGTCATTTACAGACAGAGATCCAACTATCAAGGAACAGACAAGAAAGGTTGAAGAGCACCATTAGGGATCTGGTTGAAAAGGAAAGTGTGACTATTGATTCTGAAGAACTCCTGAAAGTTATCAAATGCAATGAAAAGGAATTGGAGTCTATTTTACCAGCTAACACACATTGTGCCCTACTTTGGGAGCAGCAAAAAAAGGCATTGCAAAGCAAATCCTCCAAAGGTATGAGATGGCATCCAGCAATAATCAAGTGGGCAATTGCATTGCATTCAAAATCATCATCTGCATATGACATCCTTAGAGATTCTGGATTTCTCATTCTCCCTCATCCAAGTACTCTTCATATGTACACACATTTTACACCGCCATCATCTGGACTTAATGTTGGTTTGCTACAGAGGTTTTTCGACAGTTTGAAGCTGAGCTCTCTTGAACCTCATCAAAAGCTTGTAAACTTGATTtttgatgaaatgaaaattaaggCAGGACTTGTTTTTTCCAAAACAAATGGCAAGTTAGTGGGATTTATTGATGTTGGAGATGTCAGTAAAGACATGGAACGTTTTGAAGCCAGATGCACTGAATCAAAATCTGAAATCCCAAATGTGGCCTCGCATGTGCTTCTCTTCATGGTTAGAGGCTTAACTTCAAGCATTAAGTTTCCGGtggctttttttttcactaacaGTGCACCAGGCCATCAGCTGTATGAGATGGCAATGAATTGCATTAAAGCCCTCAAGCTGCTAGGACTTACAGTTCTCTGTTTGACTTCAGATGGTGCAAGCTGCAACAGAAAGCTGTATGAGATTTTGTCAGGAAGCTCCTCTTCACCACTTACTCCTCATTACAAGACGAAAAATGTTTATGAAGAGAACCAGTACATATATTTTAATTCCGACGCACCACATTTATTGAAGACACTTCggaacaattttgaaaattccAATTGGAACCGGAAGACAAGAAATCTTGTG TATAATGGAAAGCCAATCCAATGGATCCACCTTCTGCAGCTTCAGGAATGGGATAAAGGGCGCAAAAGACAAACGCCTGGTTTGGTCCTCCTCCCGAAGCTCTCATATGAGCACCTCCATTTGAACCCGGGTTTGCAAATGAAGGTCAGCTTAGCTGCTCAg GTGATGTCCAAGACAGTGGCCAATGCTCTACAATTGAAGGACAGTTTAGTGTATTCATCGACcatcaaatttattttgatggtCAACAAGTTTTTGGACTGCCTTAATGTTGGCTCTACATCACTGTGGCTGAAAAAGAAGAATACAGACATCAAACCATACACATCTGTTGATGATGAAAGACTTGTG TGGCTTACAGAAGAATTTTTGGGTTTCTTGAAAGAGTGGACTGAAGAAGGTGAGCACCTTCCAGGGTTAACACCGAAGCAAAAGCAGGCATTGCATCTTAGTGTACCCACATTGGCTGGATGTCACATAGCAG TTCACTCTTTCACTGAGATTACAAAGCTTCTTCTGGCCATGGATGGAGTCAACTTCTTCCTCAGCGACAAACTTAACCAGGATCCTGTGGAAGAATTTTTTTCCAAACAACGGTCAGCTGGTGGTCATCATGACAATCCATCAGCTGAACAATTTGGCCATCACTTGATGAAAAATATCGCTGCAGGTAGTCATGCTGCAGCATCCAGGAGAGCCAATGTTCGCCGTGAGCAGCCCTCAAAGGATATAAGTGATGAGCCCTTGCCCAAAAAAAAGCGCTAA
- the LOC139984920 gene encoding uncharacterized protein isoform X1: MAFHMCILKSLCRLCGAKQREGSTYFQKEIYGKDILKFMQVDINQDIPGVHPSSICDTCRRKLSRCKTASRKSKKNEQCTSNVQLHKFSEHSEDNCAICTTNHLDKKILLDFCRETGFLSWMSKDGKVIAVVMHDLGEVVLKRIIIGDNSVTAFILGKVVNLSHSSPFKAITEILDSEICVGNHDFDTLAEAYREEGLKGTVGQTVAQVETLRTGDQLEGKLTIRHNKCHLIISNEDVQQSNRAISKCCAVCKFYRANLHQKLIIHQQRGQKKKTKTILLSKPELINKVSHLQTEIQLSRNRQERLKSTIRDLVEKESVTIDSEELLKVIKCNEKELESILPANTHCALLWEQQKKALQSKSSKGMRWHPAIIKWAIALHSKSSSAYDILRDSGFLILPHPSTLHMYTHFTPPSSGLNVGLLQRFFDSLKLSSLEPHQKLVNLIFDEMKIKAGLVFSKTNGKLVGFIDVGDVSKDMERFEARCTESKSEIPNVASHVLLFMVRGLTSSIKFPVAFFFTNSAPGHQLYEMAMNCIKALKLLGLTVLCLTSDGASCNRKLYEILSGSSSSPLTPHYKTKNVYEENQYIYFNSDAPHLLKTLRNNFENSNWNRKTRNLVYNGKPIQWIHLLQLQEWDKGRKRQTPGLVLLPKLSYEHLHLNPGLQMKVSLAAQVMSKTVANALQLKDSLVYSSTIKFILMVNKFLDCLNVGSTSLWLKKKNTDIKPYTSVDDERLVWLTEEFLGFLKEWTEEGEHLPGLTPKQKQALHLSVPTLAGCHIAVHSFTEITKLLLAMDGVNFFLSDKLNQDPVEEFFSKQRSAGGHHDNPSAEQFGHHLMKNIAAGSHAAASRRANVRREQPSKDISDEPLPKKKR, encoded by the exons ATGGCATTTCATATGTGTATTTTGAAATCCTTGTGCAGATTATGTGGAGCAAAGCAAAGGGAAGGTTCTACatattttcagaaagaaatttatgggaaggatattttaaaatttatgcaAGTGGACATTAATCAAGACATTCCAGGTGTCCATCCTAGTTCCATTTGTGACACTTGTCGAAGGAAACTATCACGCTGTAAGACTGCATCCAGAAAGTCAAAGAAAAACGAACAGTGTACTTCTAATGTACAGCTTCATAAATTCTCCGAACATTCAGAGGACAATTGCGCCATTTGTACAACCAATCATTTGGACAAGAAAATACTTTTAGATTTTTGTAGAGAGACAGGATTTCTGTCATGGATGTCGAAAGATGGCAAAGTGATTGCAGTAGTAATGCATGACCTAGGAGAAGTAGTTTTGAAGAGAATTATAATTGGTGATAACTCAGTCACTGCCTTCATTCTTGGAAAAGTTGTAAACTTATCCCACAGTAGTCCATTTAAAGCCATCACTGAAATTTTGGATTCAGAAATCTGTGTGGGAAACCATGATTTTGACACTTTAGCTGAGGCTTACCGTGAAGAAGGATTGAAAGGAACTGTTGGTCAGACTGTGGCTCAGGTAGAAACTCTTCGAACAGGGGACCAGTTAGAAGGCAAACTAACAATACGCCATAATAAATGCCATCTGATAATTTCAAATGAGGATGTACAGCAGTCCAACCGAGCCATCAGTAAGTGCTGTGCTGTTTGTAAATTCTATAGGGCAAATTTACATCAAAAGCTGATAATACATCAGCAAAGAggacaaaagaagaaaaccaaaACCATTCTCTTGTCAAAACCAGAACTTATCAACAAAGTCAGTCATTTACAGACAGAGATCCAACTATCAAGGAACAGACAAGAAAGGTTGAAGAGCACCATTAGGGATCTGGTTGAAAAGGAAAGTGTGACTATTGATTCTGAAGAACTCCTGAAAGTTATCAAATGCAATGAAAAGGAATTGGAGTCTATTTTACCAGCTAACACACATTGTGCCCTACTTTGGGAGCAGCAAAAAAAGGCATTGCAAAGCAAATCCTCCAAAGGTATGAGATGGCATCCAGCAATAATCAAGTGGGCAATTGCATTGCATTCAAAATCATCATCTGCATATGACATCCTTAGAGATTCTGGATTTCTCATTCTCCCTCATCCAAGTACTCTTCATATGTACACACATTTTACACCGCCATCATCTGGACTTAATGTTGGTTTGCTACAGAGGTTTTTCGACAGTTTGAAGCTGAGCTCTCTTGAACCTCATCAAAAGCTTGTAAACTTGATTtttgatgaaatgaaaattaaggCAGGACTTGTTTTTTCCAAAACAAATGGCAAGTTAGTGGGATTTATTGATGTTGGAGATGTCAGTAAAGACATGGAACGTTTTGAAGCCAGATGCACTGAATCAAAATCTGAAATCCCAAATGTGGCCTCGCATGTGCTTCTCTTCATGGTTAGAGGCTTAACTTCAAGCATTAAGTTTCCGGtggctttttttttcactaacaGTGCACCAGGCCATCAGCTGTATGAGATGGCAATGAATTGCATTAAAGCCCTCAAGCTGCTAGGACTTACAGTTCTCTGTTTGACTTCAGATGGTGCAAGCTGCAACAGAAAGCTGTATGAGATTTTGTCAGGAAGCTCCTCTTCACCACTTACTCCTCATTACAAGACGAAAAATGTTTATGAAGAGAACCAGTACATATATTTTAATTCCGACGCACCACATTTATTGAAGACACTTCggaacaattttgaaaattccAATTGGAACCGGAAGACAAGAAATCTTGTG TATAATGGAAAGCCAATCCAATGGATCCACCTTCTGCAGCTTCAGGAATGGGATAAAGGGCGCAAAAGACAAACGCCTGGTTTGGTCCTCCTCCCGAAGCTCTCATATGAGCACCTCCATTTGAACCCGGGTTTGCAAATGAAGGTCAGCTTAGCTGCTCAg GTGATGTCCAAGACAGTGGCCAATGCTCTACAATTGAAGGACAGTTTAGTGTATTCATCGACcatcaaatttattttgatggtCAACAAGTTTTTGGACTGCCTTAATGTTGGCTCTACATCACTGTGGCTGAAAAAGAAGAATACAGACATCAAACCATACACATCTGTTGATGATGAAAGACTTGTG TGGCTTACAGAAGAATTTTTGGGTTTCTTGAAAGAGTGGACTGAAGAAGGTGAGCACCTTCCAGGGTTAACACCGAAGCAAAAGCAGGCATTGCATCTTAGTGTACCCACATTGGCTGGATGTCACATAGCAG TTCACTCTTTCACTGAGATTACAAAGCTTCTTCTGGCCATGGATGGAGTCAACTTCTTCCTCAGCGACAAACTTAACCAGGATCCTGTGGAAGAATTTTTTTCCAAACAACGGTCAGCTGGTGGTCATCATGACAATCCATCAGCTGAACAATTTGGCCATCACTTGATGAAAAATATCGCTGCAGGTAGTCATGCTGCAGCATCCAGGAGAGCCAATGTTCGCCGTGAGCAGCCCTCAAAGGATATAAGTGATGAGCCCTTGCCCAAAAAAAAGCGCTAA
- the LOC139984493 gene encoding uncharacterized protein — protein MWVKYDSGKPITSKRVTRCISACWTNAGFTSTISTTLLRKTIVSKCFEEQPHDLPTLASHMTHTEKVQQKYYLDSKKRQNAVDTADVIRSVTQKSKTPTYRSWAEWGRVSGSSSQGKKMNRRATTNRHTQTGPRAPRARCGRASDIVHDFDRIHHGPTTTSCFCD, from the exons ATGTGGGTCAAATACGACTCTGGCAAACCAATCACCTCAAAGCGGGTCACCAGATGTATAAGTGCGTGCTGGACGAACGCCGGTTTCACGTCAACGATCTCGACGACGTTGCTGAGAAAAACAATCGTGTCCAAG TGCTTCGAAGAACAACCGCATGATCTACCTACTCTGGCATCCCACATGACACATACAGAAAAGGTGCAGCAAAAGTACTATCTGGATAGCAAGAAGAGACAGAACGCTGTGGACACTGCTGATGTCATTAGGAGCGTGACCCAGAAG AGCAAGACGCCGACATACAGGTCCTGGGCCGAGTGGGGAAGAGTTTCGGGGAGCAGCAGccagggaaaaaaaatgaacag GAGAGCGACAACCAATCGACACACTCAGACGGGACCACGAGCACCAAGAGCCAGATGTGGACGGGCATCCGACATAGTACACGACTTCGACAGGATACATCATGGACCGACAACGACGAGTTGCTTTTGCGACTAA
- the LOC139984920 gene encoding uncharacterized protein isoform X3, whose protein sequence is MAFHMCILKSLCRLCGAKQREGSTYFQKEIYGKDILKFMQVDINQDIPGVHPSSICDTCRRKLSRCKTASRKSKKNEQCTSNVQLHKFSEHSEDNCAICTTNHLDKKILLDFCRETGFLSWMSKDGKVIAVVMHDLGEVVLKRIIIGDNSVTAFILGKVVNLSHSSPFKAITEILDSEICVGNHDFDTLAEAYREEGLKGTVGQTVAQVETLRTGDQLEGKLTIRHNKCHLIISNEDVQQSNRAISKCCAVCKFYRANLHQKLIIHQQRGQKKKTKTILLSKPELINKVSHLQTEIQLSRNRQERLKSTIRDLVEKESVTIDSEELLKVIKCNEKELESILPANTHCALLWEQQKKALQSKSSKDGASCNRKLYEILSGSSSSPLTPHYKTKNVYEENQYIYFNSDAPHLLKTLRNNFENSNWNRKTRNLVYNGKPIQWIHLLQLQEWDKGRKRQTPGLVLLPKLSYEHLHLNPGLQMKVSLAAQVMSKTVANALQLKDSLVYSSTIKFILMVNKFLDCLNVGSTSLWLKKKNTDIKPYTSVDDERLVWLTEEFLGFLKEWTEEGEHLPGLTPKQKQALHLSVPTLAGCHIAVHSFTEITKLLLAMDGVNFFLSDKLNQDPVEEFFSKQRSAGGHHDNPSAEQFGHHLMKNIAAGSHAAASRRANVRREQPSKDISDEPLPKKKR, encoded by the exons ATGGCATTTCATATGTGTATTTTGAAATCCTTGTGCAGATTATGTGGAGCAAAGCAAAGGGAAGGTTCTACatattttcagaaagaaatttatgggaaggatattttaaaatttatgcaAGTGGACATTAATCAAGACATTCCAGGTGTCCATCCTAGTTCCATTTGTGACACTTGTCGAAGGAAACTATCACGCTGTAAGACTGCATCCAGAAAGTCAAAGAAAAACGAACAGTGTACTTCTAATGTACAGCTTCATAAATTCTCCGAACATTCAGAGGACAATTGCGCCATTTGTACAACCAATCATTTGGACAAGAAAATACTTTTAGATTTTTGTAGAGAGACAGGATTTCTGTCATGGATGTCGAAAGATGGCAAAGTGATTGCAGTAGTAATGCATGACCTAGGAGAAGTAGTTTTGAAGAGAATTATAATTGGTGATAACTCAGTCACTGCCTTCATTCTTGGAAAAGTTGTAAACTTATCCCACAGTAGTCCATTTAAAGCCATCACTGAAATTTTGGATTCAGAAATCTGTGTGGGAAACCATGATTTTGACACTTTAGCTGAGGCTTACCGTGAAGAAGGATTGAAAGGAACTGTTGGTCAGACTGTGGCTCAGGTAGAAACTCTTCGAACAGGGGACCAGTTAGAAGGCAAACTAACAATACGCCATAATAAATGCCATCTGATAATTTCAAATGAGGATGTACAGCAGTCCAACCGAGCCATCAGTAAGTGCTGTGCTGTTTGTAAATTCTATAGGGCAAATTTACATCAAAAGCTGATAATACATCAGCAAAGAggacaaaagaagaaaaccaaaACCATTCTCTTGTCAAAACCAGAACTTATCAACAAAGTCAGTCATTTACAGACAGAGATCCAACTATCAAGGAACAGACAAGAAAGGTTGAAGAGCACCATTAGGGATCTGGTTGAAAAGGAAAGTGTGACTATTGATTCTGAAGAACTCCTGAAAGTTATCAAATGCAATGAAAAGGAATTGGAGTCTATTTTACCAGCTAACACACATTGTGCCCTACTTTGGGAGCAGCAAAAAAAGGCATTGCAAAGCAAATCCTCCAAAG ATGGTGCAAGCTGCAACAGAAAGCTGTATGAGATTTTGTCAGGAAGCTCCTCTTCACCACTTACTCCTCATTACAAGACGAAAAATGTTTATGAAGAGAACCAGTACATATATTTTAATTCCGACGCACCACATTTATTGAAGACACTTCggaacaattttgaaaattccAATTGGAACCGGAAGACAAGAAATCTTGTG TATAATGGAAAGCCAATCCAATGGATCCACCTTCTGCAGCTTCAGGAATGGGATAAAGGGCGCAAAAGACAAACGCCTGGTTTGGTCCTCCTCCCGAAGCTCTCATATGAGCACCTCCATTTGAACCCGGGTTTGCAAATGAAGGTCAGCTTAGCTGCTCAg GTGATGTCCAAGACAGTGGCCAATGCTCTACAATTGAAGGACAGTTTAGTGTATTCATCGACcatcaaatttattttgatggtCAACAAGTTTTTGGACTGCCTTAATGTTGGCTCTACATCACTGTGGCTGAAAAAGAAGAATACAGACATCAAACCATACACATCTGTTGATGATGAAAGACTTGTG TGGCTTACAGAAGAATTTTTGGGTTTCTTGAAAGAGTGGACTGAAGAAGGTGAGCACCTTCCAGGGTTAACACCGAAGCAAAAGCAGGCATTGCATCTTAGTGTACCCACATTGGCTGGATGTCACATAGCAG TTCACTCTTTCACTGAGATTACAAAGCTTCTTCTGGCCATGGATGGAGTCAACTTCTTCCTCAGCGACAAACTTAACCAGGATCCTGTGGAAGAATTTTTTTCCAAACAACGGTCAGCTGGTGGTCATCATGACAATCCATCAGCTGAACAATTTGGCCATCACTTGATGAAAAATATCGCTGCAGGTAGTCATGCTGCAGCATCCAGGAGAGCCAATGTTCGCCGTGAGCAGCCCTCAAAGGATATAAGTGATGAGCCCTTGCCCAAAAAAAAGCGCTAA
- the LOC139984921 gene encoding uncharacterized protein, whose product MDANETLESLDLTEFFDWEEFETLSETKDDTNSETVFSVCKCKLPSTENLFKCNHETCQTIWFHTTCMLKARLVDCAQKTLEEWICPSCKETSSQTSERTGIESGPSHEATSGPTTNLRMQYPAKTFRKADASVLAMDFFEAAINNIFEDDLFKLKTPLTSSVVQLARRVMPHTKDEKFGKFAAETVEQLWSITKNIRGTTFSDKVKSEMWHDFHKYRSMDKTLRRWQKVLNEVDIEREAEEVFFLQHALEKMFSSLLATLLESDMPATTLDVTPEAMTQTEDQALRYCAGYVPYKLIKKYNKMQSNEVAAQYVKILSKWCQDESPAADSFLAYSNEWIEIQTRGGLFLVNDSVFIFFKCMEEIVRTTVQTKNIVSLQDVNLQDLLIKKMEGNQQLLSTWSAVCDILSQEASSLLRCEVIKCFIKMRCESFMKVYININKQITDKISQKSDKGLRKSLGM is encoded by the exons ATGGACGCCAACGAAACACTAGAATCATTAGATTTAACGGAATTCTTCGATTGGGAAGAGTTTGAGACGTTGTCTGAGACCAAGGATGACACCAATAGCGAGACAGTATTTTCGGTTTGCAAGTGTAAACTTCCGTCGACTGAAAATTTGTTTAAGTGCAACCATGAAACTTGCCAAACTATATGGTTTCACACAACATGTATGCTGAAGGCTAGGCTTGTGGACTGCGCACAGAAAACGCTGGAGGAGTGGATTTGTCCCTCTTGCAAAG AAACTTCTTCTCAAACATCAGAGAGGACTGGAATAGAGAGTGGACCCTCACATGAAGCCACATCTGGCCCTACCACCAACTTAA GAATGCAGTATCCAGCAAAGACCTTTAGGAAGGCTGATGCTTCAGTGCTTGCGATGGATTTTTTTGAAGCTGCCATCAATAACATTTTTGAAGACGACCTCTTCAAACTGAAGACCCCACTAACATCAAGTGTCGTACAATTAGCAAGAAGAGTGATGCCTCATACAAaagatgaaaaatttggcaAGTTTGCTGCAGAAACAGTAGAACAGTTATGGTCCATAACCAAGAACATAAGAGGGACCACAttttctgataaagtgaagagCGAAATGTGGCATGATTTCCACAAGTATAGGTCTATGGATAAAACATTAAGAAGATGGCAGAAAGTACTGAATGAGGTGGATATTGAAAGGGAAGCAGAAGAAGTATTCTTTCTACAGCATGCCCTGGAAAAGATGTTTTCCTCCCTCTTAGCAACCTTGCTGGAAAGTGACATGCCAGCAACAACCTTAGACGTGACCCCTGAAGCAATGACTCAGACAGAGGACCAGGCATTGCGGTACTGTGCTggttatgtaccatataaattaataaaaaaatacaataaaatgcaaAGCAATGAGGTTGCTGCTCAATATGTCAAAATCTTATCTAAGTGGTGTCAGGATGAAAGCCCAGCTGCAGACTCATTTCTTGCTTATTCAAATGAGTGGATTGAAATACAGACTAGAGGCGGCTTATTTCTAGTCAATGAtagtgtatttattttcttcaaatgtatgGAAGAAATTGTAAGGACAACTGTACAAACTAAAAATATTGTGAGCTTACAAGATGTTAACCTGCAagatttattaattaaaaaaatggaaggTAATCAGCAACTGTTGTCTACATGGAGTGCTGTTTGTGACATTCTTTCTCAGGAAGCTAGTTCTCTGCTTCGTTGTGaggttattaaatgttttatcaAAATGAGATGTGAATCCTTtatgaaagtatatataaatataaataagcaAATAACAGACAAAATATCCCAAAAATCTGACAAAGGACTTAGAAAAAGTTTAGGGATGTGA